The DNA region TTTGTGGATTCGAAGAATTGCTGTACTATGTACGATGCCAGGAATGACTCGTAGAAGAGGTCGTGCTCGAATCGGAATCCGATGGAACCTTGCTCTCCTGTTACAGATAGGCCGCATAGCACCGACATTCTGGCAGCCAGGGCCCGATGCCTGGAGTCCGATAGCTCTATACCGAGTGCGTAAGACGCGGCGTCCTCAAACTCGACCTGAGTCACTGAGGCGCTCGTTGATTCGTAGATTAGGCCAGCAATTTCACGGAACACCGTATGCAAGATGTCGGTCGTGATTTCATCTTTGGTAGATGGTTCCAGTTTGCCAATTTCCCTGTCCAGATAGCCGTCAATTAGGACCGCGTGTAAGTCAATCGTGGCAGGAGCGGTTTTAATGGTTGCTGCGTAGGAGTTGAACATCCGACTGAAGAATGGTACGCCAAGTAGGGCGAGATCTTCCTTCGTAAGGAGAGGGCGCAGTTTTCGCCAATGGGGATTCGCCTTGAAGAGGGAGTCGACCTCGGTCGGCGTCCATCTTTCGAGCTCCAGTACGGTGTGACGAGCTGAGGTGTACCCGACAGCGTGCTCGCGCTTGCGGAGGCTGGACCTATATTGGTTTGCAAGATATGAGGAGCGGGCTGATACGATTAGGACGCCACGATCACCTAGGCGCTCGATCGTGGGTGCAAGGACTTTGTATGCATCGTTGTACCCAGCACCTTCAATCAGCTCGTCAAATCCATCGATTACAACTACAAGAAGTCCGTTTCTGCAAAGGGCCAAGACTGAGTCGAAGTTTAGGTTTTGAGTATTTACAACCTCTGAATTGACAATCTCGGCAAAGGTTTGCAGGCTTCTTCCGGCACAGCTTATGTATAGGAAAATTGGAACGTCGATGTTGTTGTCATTCGATACCGCTTGGTGGCGAGCTTTGGTCATCTCAAGAAGGTTGTAAGTCTTCCCAATGCCGGCCTCGCCGGTCAGGAAGAAGACCTGCGGTAGGCCGGCAGTCGAACGTGCGGCATCATCGAGTGCTTTGCTGAGATCAGTAGTGTCATCAATACCTTCTGCAATATCGGCACCTAGTAGAACTTGTGGCCGGAACTTGGTACGGATATCATTCGGTATTTGCAGCATCTTCGACTCTGAGGCTATGCGCTGGGCCTCGATGTGGTCGTCGTCGTAGATCTTGTCGAACCTAGTGTGAAGGCGCCTGACGACGACTCCCCAGTTGACTATATCTCGAATAAAGGCTGAATAGCTTACCCATTCATTCCGGGGATCTCGCCACTGACGTTGATTGTCGGCGGCAACTCTGAAAACTTCACTGCGGGGAACGTCGTTTGAACTAGTGCGTTGGGTCCATTCGAGGCTAATCTGTCCGTCGCGCAGATATTCGAACGTTGCGTTTGTGTCGTCTGCTGTCAGTCCCTCGATATCTGATTTAATGGACTGAATCAGCAGGTGCAATTGCTGATAGCGCTGCGACCGAGGTGCTTCGAGAAGGTTCCTGAGGACGCTCGTGGCCGACTCGTCCGGCAATTCTACGGGCGGTGCTGCCGCGCCGACCAGTATATACGATGGCGGTTTTCCGTTTCGCCAAGAATGAAAGAGTAGTGCCGTTTCTCCACTCGGGATTAGTAGCGGCCAAATTGGCGTGGAGCCGATGTGCATGACATTGTTGCTGACGTGTAGTCCGCCTGAATCTGCAATGAATTTCGTAAGTGCATCGGTTGCTGCTTGGGCAGAGTTGCGCCATCGGTCAACGGCTTCTTTGTCCTGTGTAGGCAGTCCACCGTGGCTGATGGTGTTTCGTTCTTCGAGCGCGTCGACATAGCCGATTGTGTGTGGCCGAGACCACGTTTCAACGATGAGCGAGCAGAGGGTTCTTGCTGCTGGGGACACGTTAGAGGAGAGGCTCAGTACCTGGTGCAGACTCCGGAATGTTCCGGCGCCACCCGACCGGGGATATCGAACGTCGAGCGTGGTTCCTGCCGACGTTGTGAGGACTAGGGCCGCCGCGATCCGACTCAGTAGCTCTAGGTAGCTGCCAAACTGGTTTGTGCTTGCGCGTGCGCTCCATCCGTCGTGACGAGACATCAGAGGCAGGTGCACTGGTCGCTGAGTCATGAGTGAGTTTTGCACACTGGGAATGCGATTGGTGAGCGGCCCAAGCTGAGTCACCGTCGTCCCAACAGTCCCCGCATCGGCACCGTCCACAGGTCCACGCCGGCAACGCCCCAGTCCTCGAGCAGCGCATTGGCCGCCAGGAAGCCGGTCGTCGCGGCGCGCTCCATCAACGCCACCGGGTAGTCGCAGCGGACCCAATCCCCGGCGAGCATCAGCCGCGGCGACGGGGTCCGAACACCAGGCCGTTCTGTCCATCGATCGGGTCCGATCAGGGTGCAGTCGTCGCGGACCAGCAGCTCCTGCGCGGTGACGGTCGCAGCGGCGGTCTCGGGATAGGCCCGATGCAGTTCTGCCTGCAGCCGAGCGGCGAGTGCGGCGGCGTCTGGATCCGAGCCGACCGCGGGGTCGCAGGCGTACGCGTGCAACTCCACCACCGAGCCGCGGTGCTCACGGCTCCAGCGGGCTGCGCCTGCTTCGAAGCGTTCCAGCACCGAGACATTGTCGAGCGGTCCGTAGCCCGAGGTGCCGAGGAAGGCCGGCCGCGCGCCGTCGACAGGTTCGTCGAGCCAGAGCCGGACCACCGCGAAAGGCGGGGCATTGCGAGTGGCGGCCACCGCGGCCCGCCAGCCGGAGACCTTGTCGCGGTCCTGGTGGTCGCCTTGCTGAGCGGCCACCAGCTTCCTGGCCGAGCGAGGATCTGTGGCCAGCACCACGGCATCGCAGCCGATCGACTGCTCGTCGAGCCCGACGATCGCGCCGTCCTCGGTCAGGTCGAGGGAGTGGACGGGCGCGCCGGTCGCCAGCTCGACCCCGAGTCCACGAAGTCGCTCGGCCAGCGGAGCCCAGAGGACCGTGTCGTAGTCGTCGGTGGGCACGTCGAAGAGCAGCCCCTCGGCCGAACCCAGGAAATAGGTGTGGAACATGGCCACCAGCTCACCGGCGCCGAACTCGGCCGGGTCGGCGAAGAAGGACCGGGCGAATACCTCCAACGCCAGATCGCGGGCGTCCGTGGGAAATCGGAGCCGGTCCAGGAACGCGGCGGCCGACTCTCCGTCATAGGCGGAGTAGGTCTCGGGAAACCGGACCCGGAGCAGCTCCAGCGCCGCCGAGGCGTCGACCCGCGACAGCCCGCGAAGCGTGAACGCCGGGCTGCGCAGCACGAACTGCAGCAGCGACCAGGGCGGGGTCTTGGCGAGCCCGGTGAAGGAGTCACGCAGACCGTCCGGTCGCTGCAACGGGTAGTCCTCGATCGGGGTGAGGAAGGCCAGATCCGGATCGATGCGCCGCAGCAGACTGCGCAGGTTGTAGTACTGCCGGAAGAAGGCATGGAAGCCCCGGCTCATGGTGCGGCCGTCGCCCAGCGGCCACGACGCCACCCGACCACCGAGGCGGTCGGTCGCCTCCAGAAGCGTCACGCGTACGCCGCGCTCGGCGAGCGCGGTGGCCGCCGCCAGGCCGGCGACGCCGCCGCCGATCACCACGACGTGCCGGGGTTCGGTCGCTCGGGGAGCGCCGACCGGGCCGGGGTGGCGTACGGCACGGCGATCCCTTCCGGGCCGGGCGACGGCGGAACGCCGAGCACGGGTCACGTGGACCGGTCCGGTTTGCGGGCGACGAAGGTGTGCAGCACACCCCGCTGCCAGCCGGTGGCGGTGCGATGTGCGACGTCGGTGAACCCGGCGGCCAGCAGCCGCTCTGCGAACCGGTCGACCGGGTCGAAGTTCAGCACGCTGCGCCAGAGGTATCGGTAGAGATCGCGGTTGCGGTCGACCAGGATGCCCAGCGGGATGATCACGCCGAGGCAGACGGCGTCCCAGACCCGGCGGGCGCGTGGGTTGCCCGCCACCGAGTATTCCTGGACGACGAGCCACCCACCCGGCCGCAACAGGTCGTAGGTCTCCCTGACGGCAAGGTCGCGCTGGTCGGCAGCGACGTTTCGGAACAGATAGCAGGTCAGCACCCCGTCGTGCCGACCGCGGCCGATCACGTCCACGTCCAAAGTCCCGGCCACTGCACGATCGAACCGAACCTCCGCCGGCCAGTCCTTGGCGGTCGCCTGAGCCAGCATGCCCGGTGAGGCATCGAGACCGAGGACGGCGGTGCGGGGTGGCGCCGCATCGACCAGGGCTCGGGTGGACGCGCCGGATCCGCAGGCGAGGTCGATGAAGGAGAGGTCGTTGGAGGGGATGTCGATCGAGGGGAGGTCGATGACCGAGGGGGAGCCCCGCCGCCGGCAGATCTCGGTCCGCTCGACGAGTGCGGCGGCGGCCCGACGCAGCTCCCGGTGGTAGCCGGGGTTGAGGGCGACCATCAGGTCGTACCTGGCCGCGCCCCGATCGAACGCCTGAGCCACGCTCACTGGTCGCGCCTCTCGGGTGCCGTGCGACGTCCCAACCGGACCCAGATGATGATGGTCAGGGTCACCATCGCCCAGCCGAATCCGAAGTCCTCGATCGGGATGTCCCACGGGAATCGCACTCCGAGGTACGCCCCCGGGTGGTAGAGCACGATCGGTGCCGACAGTTTCGTCAGCCACCCGTCCACCAGCACCTGGAAGCCGACGACGATCGCGATGGCCAGCCAGTACTGCGCGGTCCGGAACACCCCGGTGCGCAGCCAGACCAGCTCGATGGCCGCCACCACGACGATCGCCAGTGCGGTCAGCACGGTGTATTCAGGCACGGCCCGCACCCCGCGCGCGTACCCGACCGCGGAGGTTGAGCACCCAGCCGACGGCCTCATACGTCAGCAGTCCGCAGATCGGGATCACCAGGAAGAACAGCAACTCCTCCAACGGCATCGGCCCGAGCATGATGCCGGAGGTGAACCGCTCGCTGTAGGACCAGTGCCCACGAACGATCCCCACCAGATCCCAGGCCACGAACACGACCACAGTCGGCAGCAGCGCCAGCGCGAGGCGCACCGGTCGGCGGTAGACATGGGCGCGCAGCACGAACTCGAGCGGCAGCGTGATGAGCAGGCAGCCGGCCAGCAGCGCGAGGTAGTGATAGTGATCGGGGATCACCGGTTCCGGACCTCCTGACAGGTCTTTCCTGCTGTAGCGCGATGCGGGGCCGCTGGCACAGCAGTTCTGACCACCCTAGGGGTTGGACAAACTCTGGACAACGGTCAGAGCGCCAAGCTCAGCCGTAGCCCGCGGAGCGTGTATCCCTCGATCAGCGCGTCCCAACCGACGGCGGGATGGGTGAGCATCGTCGGGCGGCGGGCCAGCAGCCTGGTCAGCAGCACCTCGGTCTCGGTGATCGCCAGTGACTGTCCGGGGCACTTGTGCGCCCCGTCCCCGAACGTGAGGCCGGCGGCGTTGACGCCCGGCGGTAGCGGTCGCCTGGGGCACAGCCGCTCCGGCTCGGTGCCCACGGTGGCCGCGTCGGCGTTGGCCTGCCGGATGCAGACGTCGATCAGATCGCCGGGTTGGATGGTCGCCTGTTTGCCGTTGCCGTTGCCGTTGCCGTCGATCTCGATGGGGCTGACGGCGCGTCGGTACAGATGACCGACCGGCGGCTCCAGCCGGATGATCTCGTGCAGGATGGCGTGTCGTTCGGTCGTGTCGGCCGCCAGATAGCGCTCAGCCAGCGGAGCGTCCTCGAGCAGGTGCCAGGCCGCCATCGTGATGAACTCGCGGGTGGTGACCATGCCTGCGGTCGCGTACGTGACGCACTCCACGAGGATGTCCAGATCGGTGTAGCCCTCGGCGATCAGATGAGTGATCACGTCGTCGGCCGGGCTCCGGCGACGGCGACGGATCGCCGGGCGGACATCGGCCAGATAGAACTGTGCGATCGGGGCCAGGCCGTTGACCGCCGCCTGCAGCCATTGCCGCCGGGTCCGGCCGAGATCGGCGCGGGTGATGTCGAGCGGTGGCTGCCGGAAGAAGGCCACCAGGCGTCGCGACATCTTCGGGACCGGTCGCTCGGTGAGACCGACGATCCGGGCTGTCACTTCCACCGAGTAGTGCAGGGCCAGCTCGTCCAGACTGATCGTGTCTTCGGTGCAGGCCTGGGCGAGCAGCCGTTCGGCGCACTCGACCAGGTGTGCGTGATGTCGATCGGCGACCACGGCGGGCGCGAAGAAGCGGGCCACCTTGGAGCGCTGCTCATCGTGCAAGGGACCGTCCGAGATGAGGATCGGATGATGCTCGAGGCGCCCCTTCGGGATGAACTCGGCGGTGAATCCCGCCTGGGTCGTCGCGTGTCGGGCTCGGAGGACCTGCCGGGCGGCCGGCAGCGAACGAATCCGCCAGATCCGCCCTTGCCGCTCGATCCTGGGCTCGGTCGACTCGCCGGGCCTGATCGCCCGGCGTTGGCTCACCTCATCGGCCACCACTGCATCCTGCCGCAGGCGGCAAAGACCGGCAGGCTGTAGACAGCCTGATCTCCGGTGTGGCGGATTTTCGATAACGGTCGTCGCCCGCCGGGGGCGGTTAGGGTTTCTGCCGTGAGTGTGGCAGTCCGCGTCATCCCGTGTCTGGACGTCCATGACGGCCGAGTCGTCAAGGGCGTCAACTTCGTCGACCTGCGCGATGCCGGTGACCCGGTCGCGCTCGGTGGGGTGTACGACGCCGAGGGCGCCGACGAGTTGACCTTCCTCGATATCTCCGCCTCGGTCGAGGGCCGGGAGACCACACTCGAGGTGGTCCGCCGGACTGCGGAGACCGTGTTCATCCCGCTCACCGTCGGCGGCGGGGTCAGCAGTGTGCGTGATGTCGACCAACTGCTCCGGGCAGGCGCGGACAAGGTCGCCATCAACACCGGTGCGATCCACCGTCCCGAGGTGATCGCCGAGATCACCCGGCGGTTCGGCAACCAGGTGCTGGTGCTCTCGGTCGATGCCCGACGCAGCCCCGAGCAGCCCTCCGGCTTCGAGGTGACTACTCACGGCGGCCGCAAGAGCGCGGGCCTGGACGCGATCGAGTGGGCCAAGAGAGGCGTCGATCTGGGGGTAGGGGAGATCCTGCTCAACTCGATGGACGCCGACGGCACCACCGCCGGCTTCGATCTGGAGATGATCGCGGCGGTCCGGCAGGTCGTCGACGTACCGTTGATCGCGTCCGGCGGCGCCGGCCGAGCCGAGGACTTCCCACCGGCGGTGGCGGCCGGAGCAGATGCGGTGCTCGCTGCCAGCGTGTTCCACTTCGGTACGCTCCGGATCGCCGACGTGAAGCAGGCCCTCGCCGACGCGGGCTACCCAGTCCGGCTGCCCTCGGCTGTCAGTGCCGGCGGCTAGCGTCGGCAGCTGACCATCAAGGAGGAGAACTGCATGGGCGACATCGTGGCGTGGCTGCCGTATGCCTCGCCGGAAGAGGCTGCGGAGCGGCTCGGCGGGCTGCCGGACGGCGTACGGGTGGAGTGCTACCGCGCCGACGGCGACGACCTCCCCGACTCCGTCGGTGATGTGCAGTTCTACGTCCTGCCGTACATGAAGGGGGAGGAGGTGCTTGCCCGAGCACCGGAGATGTCCGGCCTCCGGGTGATCCAGACCCTGACCGCGGGATATGAGAACTTCCTGCCCCACGTGCCGGCTGGTGTCACCCTCTGCAATGCCGCCGGTGTGCACGATGCCTCGACCGCCGAGCTGACCATCGCCTTGACCCTGGCCAGCGGCCGGCATCTGGATGCCTTCGCTCGTCAGCAGCCCGCGGGCCGGTGGGAGCCGATCATGGGCAGTGCGCTGGCCGACAAGCGGGTGCTGATCATCGGGTACGGCCGGATCGGCGAGGCCATCGAGCGTCGGCTCGCCGGATTCGAGGTTGCCTCGATCACCCGGGTGGCGCGTCGCGCCCGCGACGGTGAGCCGCGCGTCCAGGCGACCACTGAGCTGCCGGAGCTGATGGCCGAGGCAGACGTGGCCATCGTCATCGCACCGCTCACCCCCGAGACCGACGGCCTGATCGACGCCGACCTGCTGGCCCGGCTGCCGGACGACGCACTGCTGGTGAACATGGCCCGTGGTCGCCTGGTCGACACCGATGCATTGGTCGCCGCCACCGCGACCGGCCGGATCCGAGCCGCCGTGGACGTCACCGAACCCGAGCCGCTGCCGGCCGACCATCCACTCTGGCAGTTCCCGAACGTGTTGATCTCCCCGCACGTGGGCGGCGCCAGCTCGGCGTTCTGGCCGCGGGCTGATCGGCTGGTAGCCGCGCAGCTGCGGCGCTTCGTCGCCGGCGAGCCCCTGGACAACGTGATCCAGCACAATGTGATCCAGCGCGACGTGATTGGAGACCGGGCATGACGAGCGACCCGAGCTGCATCTTCTGCAAGATCATCGTCGGTGACATCCCGTCGCGTCAGGTGTATGCCGATGACAAGGCCGTTGCCTTCCTCGATGTCGGGCCCTGGTCTCGAGGCCACACCCTGGTGATTCCCCGCGAGCACGTCGCGGATCTGGTCACCGATCCGCCGCAACTGTCCGCCATCGGTCCCGCGATCGACGCGACCGCGAGGCTGCTGGTCGACAAGCTGCACGCGGACGGGCTCAATCTGCTCTCCTCGGCCAAGCCGGTCGCCGGTCAGGAGGTGTTCCATCTGCATGTGCACCTCATTCCCCGCTATGCGGACAAGCCGGGTCTGCGGAACCTGATCGGACCCGACCCGAAGGCTGCCGCCGACCTGGATGCGGTGCACGCCGAGATCACAGCGTGAGCAGTGCTCGTGGTCGCGCTCCGCGCTCCGACGGCGGGTCGGCCTCCGGGCTGCGCCTGGTCAACCCCGGTCCACAGCATCCGGTGTGGCGCTGGGTGATCGAGCTGGGGCCGCCGTTCGTGGTCGCCGTGCTCCTGCTGCCCTGGGTGATCGCCCACGGGATCGCGTGGCCGTGGCAGCCGTCCACCATCGACCTGCAGGTGTACGTGTACGCGGTCAACGACATGCTGGCCGGCAAGGACATCTACGCCACCACGACGCCAGGGTGGAACCTCTACTTCATCTACCCCCCGATCGCGGCCATCCTGATGGTGCCGCTGGCCGTCGGCGCCTACTGGCTGTGGCAGCTGACCTGGACCTTCCTGCTCGTCTGGGCACAGCAGTCGGTGCTGAAGCGCTGCGGCGTCCCGCGTGGCTGGGTGCTCGGACTGATCGGTGTCGTCGTGGTGCTGGCGGTCGAGCCGATCCGCACGACCTTGGGCTATGGGCAGGTCAACACGATGCTGATGGCGCTCGTGGTGGCCGACCTGCTCCCTGACCGGCCCCATCAGAAGCGCCGGATCCCGCAGGGCGCCCTGATCGGTCTCGCCGCGGCCATCAAGCTGACCCCGGCGTTGTTCGTGGTCTTCGCCTTCCTGCTCGGCAAGAAGCGGATGGCTTGGACCGCGATCATCAGCTTTGCGGCCTTCACCCTGGTCGGAGCCGTCTTCCAGTGGAACCAGACCTGGCAGTTCTGGTTCGGGCTGTCGGGTGGTGACACGCGTACGGCCTCGCCGCTGTATGCCGGGAACCAGTCGTTCCTCGGCGTGATCTACCGGCTGATCGGTGAGACCAGGGAGCTCACCCTGCTCGGGTTGGCCGTCGGTGGGCTGGTCGCGCTGCTCGGCACCCTCGTCGCGTGCCAGTGGTGGCGGGCGGGCGAGCAGACGTTCGCGGTGGCATTGGTCGGTCTGTGCACCTGCCTGGCCTCCCCGCTGTCGTGGACCCACCACTACGTCTGGATCCTGCCGATGGCCGTAGCCGTGGTGCTCGGACGGACGCTACCGCGCTGGGTGCGACTGCTCGGGGGTGCCTGGGTGCTGTGGGTCTCCGCCTGTCTGCCGCTGGCTCTGCTGCCGTACGGCGGAGGCCAGGAGCGGAGCTTCACGCTGCTGCAGCAGATCGTCGCCAACCTCGGGCCGCTGCTCGGGGTGGCCCTCATCGTCGGCCTCGGCTGGCAGATGCTGGTCGCGCATCGGAACCGTGAAGTCGCGGCGGTAACCTGACCGCCATGACCCCCCAGACCATCACCGAAACCTCCTCTGCCGCCGACTCTGCGCCTGGCGGGGTCGACATCAAGCCACGCTCGCGGGTGGTGACCGACGGGCTCGAGGCCACTGCCGCACGTGGCATGCTTCGTGCGGTCGGTATGGGCGACGAGGACTTCGCCAAGCCCCAGATCGGGGTCGCCTCGTCCTGGAACGAGATCACCCCGTGCAACCTGTCCCTGGACCGGTTGGCCAAGGCGGTCAAGGACGGCGTGCACGCGGCCGGCGGCTACCCGCTGGAGTTCGGCACCATCTCCGTGTCGGACGGCATCTCGATGGGCCACGAGGGGATGCACTACTCACTGGTCAGCCGGGAGATCATCGCCGATTCGGTGGAGACGGTGATGTCGGCCGAGCGGCTGGATGGCTCGGTGCTGCTGGCCGGCTGTGACAAGTCGTTGCCCGGCATGCTGATGGCGGCCGCCCGGCTGGATCTGGCGTCGGTGTTCCTGTACGCGGGCACCATCATGCCCGGCCGGGTGGGGGACAAGGACGTCACCATCATCGACGCCTTCGAGGCGGTCGGTGCCTGCGTGAAGGGTCTGATCACCCGCGAGCAGGTGACCGAGATCGAGAAGGCCATCTGTCCCGGTGAGGGCGCCTGCGGTGGCATGTACACCGCCAACACCATGGCCTCGGCCGCGGAAGCGCTCGGCATGTCGTTGCCCGGCTCGGCTGCGCCACCCGCCGTGGACCGGCGTCGCGACGGATTCGCCCGCCGTTCGGGCATGGCCGCCGTCGAACTGCTCCGCAAGGGCATCACTGCCCGGCAGATCCTGACCAAGGAGGCGTTCGAGAACGCCATCGCGGTGACCATGGCCTTCGGCGGTTCCACCAACGCGGTCTTGCACCTGCTGGCCATCGCCAACGAGGCGGAGGTCGATCTGACCCTCGACGACTTCGTCCGGGTGGGCAAGAAGGTGCCGCACCTCGGCGACCTGAAGCCGTTCGGCCGGTATGTGATGAACGACGTGGACCGGGTCGGCGGTGTGCCCGTGGTGATGAAGTCTCTGCTGGAGGCTGGACTGCTGCACGGCGACTGCCTGACGGTGACCGGCAAGACGATGGCGGAGAACCTGGCCGACATCGCGCCGCCGGACGTCGACGGGACGATCGTGCGGGCGCTGTCGAATCCCATCCACCCGACCGGCGGCATCACCATCTTGCAGGGCTCACTGGCTCCCGAAGGTGCGGTGGTGAAGAGCGCCGGCTTCGACACGTCGGTGTGGGAGGGGACCGCGCGAGTCTTCGACGGCGAGCGCGCCGCCATGGACGCGCTGGAGGACGGCACCGTCGTCGCCGGCGATGTGGTGGTGATCCGGTATGAGGGCCCCAAGGGCGGTCCGGGAATGCGCGAGATGCTGGCCATCACCGCGGCGATCAAGGGCGCCGGACTGGGCAAGGACGTCATGCTGATCACCGACGGCCGATTCTCCGGTGGCACCACCGGTCTCTGCGTCGGCCACATCGCCCCGGAAGCCACCGAGGGCGGACCGATCGCCCTGGTGCAGGACGGCGATCCGATCACCTTGGACGTGGCCAATGGCACGCTCGAGCTGGGCGCCGATCCTGAGGAACTGGAGCGCCGACGGGCCGACTGGACACCGACCCCGCGCCCGGCCCGCCGTGGCGTGCTCGCCAAATACGCCAAGTTGGTGCGTTCGGCCAATGTGGGCGCCGTCTGCAGCTAACTCTCAAGAAGAGGGCGAGGTGCGGCGGCGTGTCGGCTTGCTTTTGTTGCTCCTGTTGCTCCCGTGGCTTGCGTGACGACAGTGAACGACCTTAGGGTCGGCTGGGTCCGGGGGCCAGGAGAACTGACGACAGCAAGGAGCATCATGCGGCGTCACCGCAGCGCAGCTACCCGTCTCGTGGGCCTGATCGCCCTACTCGTGCTCGTCCCGTTGGTCGGAGTCGCCGAGGTCAACTCGCCCCGCGCCGAGGCCGCACCGGTCACCCCTGTCACACCGCCCGCCCGGACGACGATCGCCGGCCACCCGGTATGGGCGCACTTCGCCAACCCGCAGGCGAACGACGGTCGTGACAAGACGATCCTCGATGAGGTCGTGCGGCTGATCGACAACGCACCGGCCGGCTCGACGATCCGGGGCACGATCTACTCCCTGTCCGTGCAGCCGGTGGCCAAGGCCCTGGTCGCCGCCGAGCGGCGGGGTGTCACCGTGCTGGCGCTGAGCGACGGCAAGAATCAGGCGCTCACGGGCAAGGCGCTGTCGATCGCGGCAGAACTGTCCAACTACCGTTTCTGCGGCTATTTACCGGCGGAGTACGAGAGCCCGACCAAGGCCGGCGGAGGCTGCATCAGCACCAGTGACAGCGGCGACCTGCACGTCAAGATGTTCACCTTCAGTTCGACCACCGATCCCAAGGGAGTGCGGCGGTCCAACGTCGTCTGGTTCGGCTCGGCGAACATGACGTACGCCTCCGGCTCCGACCAGAGCAACAACGCCATCACTGTGTATGGCGACGCCGCCTTGGTCACAGGGCTGAACAAGTACTTCACCGACCTGTGGAACCGCCGTCACTACACCGGGAACGACTACTACAACGCGAAGTCGGGACGCGGCTACTACCAGGCGTCCACGGCAACCGTTTATGCATCGCCCGAGGGTCGGGGCCAGACCGACACGGTCGTCGCCAGGCTCAACGACGTGAAGCCGAATGCCAACTGCCAGGTGCGGATCGGGATGAACTTCGTCACCGCAGGCCGGCCGGCCCTGCTCAAACTGGTCAAGAGCCTGCGCGCCAAGAAGTGCCGGGTGTGGATGGTGATCGGTTCCTCCGGCGGCAAGATCGAGATGGATCGCGGGGTCTACAACGCACTCATCAAGGCCGGCGTCAGCATCCGCCGAGCGCCCGCTGTGCACGACAAGTACTTCCTGGTGTACGGCAAGTTCGGCAAGCGCTACGAGTACCGGGTCTACACCGGCTCGCAGAACTGGAGCACCAGTGCGCTGACCACCAACGACGAGATCTTCGTCAAAATGACGCCCGAGTTGGCCGCCAGCCACCCGCTGTACGACGGGTTCCGCGCCCACTTCAACGAGACCTGGCGGTATGGTCGCACCTGCGTCAAGGGCGGCCACCCCTGCCGCTGAGCGAACGTCAGCGAAGCGAGCCCGTCGCGAGCCGCCGGTTCCGAACGAGCGTTAGCGAGTGAGCCCCGTCGCGAGCGGCCGTCTCACAGCGAGTGACGAAGACACGGTGAATTTCGTCACGGGTGCCGGTTTTGGGCGTTTCTCGTTCGAGTCTCGGCCCATCCGTCGGATATCCTTGCTGAAGTGACGTGGTGACCATTGAGTCGCCTGCACTAGCCGACGAAGACAACCGCCGCGCCCCCACCACGCCCGGGACGGCCTGAGACCGAGGAGTTCTGCGATCACCGATTCCGCCATCGCGACGGGGTTCTACACCAGCGCCGAGACTCCGCGGACGACACGTGGCTCCTATCAGACCCAACGGGTGCTGGAATCGTTGCCTGCCGTGATGCTGGTGCTGCCCATCTTGGTGCCGGTGCTGCTCCTGCTGGTCTCGCCGACC from Microlunatus phosphovorus NM-1 includes:
- a CDS encoding phospholipase D-like domain-containing protein, giving the protein MRRHRSAATRLVGLIALLVLVPLVGVAEVNSPRAEAAPVTPVTPPARTTIAGHPVWAHFANPQANDGRDKTILDEVVRLIDNAPAGSTIRGTIYSLSVQPVAKALVAAERRGVTVLALSDGKNQALTGKALSIAAELSNYRFCGYLPAEYESPTKAGGGCISTSDSGDLHVKMFTFSSTTDPKGVRRSNVVWFGSANMTYASGSDQSNNAITVYGDAALVTGLNKYFTDLWNRRHYTGNDYYNAKSGRGYYQASTATVYASPEGRGQTDTVVARLNDVKPNANCQVRIGMNFVTAGRPALLKLVKSLRAKKCRVWMVIGSSGGKIEMDRGVYNALIKAGVSIRRAPAVHDKYFLVYGKFGKRYEYRVYTGSQNWSTSALTTNDEIFVKMTPELAASHPLYDGFRAHFNETWRYGRTCVKGGHPCR